The stretch of DNA AAGATCAGGGCTGCCCAGGGGCAAAGGGCTACTGAGGCCAATCCTATAGCATTTTTTGCTGCGATGATGAAACCCACCAATCCCTCACACCTTCACGTTTCCAACATGCAGGTGCGGCGACTCTCATGAACGTGCATTCAGAAGGCTTGGCATGTTCTTGGGCCCTCTGTCAAAGCACACGCTGCTGTTTACCTGGCTGGGTGGCTTTCTGGCCCTATGATTTGGATACAGAAACAAACCACAGTGAGAATGTCTGCGAAAGTCTAACAGCTCTTGAGAATGCTTCAGGACAAGCAGGAGGGGCTTGTTACTGTGGAAGGCATTTCCTCCTGGCCCAGCTTTCTATCTATGCTCGCAACCTCATGCGCCCGTTGGAGAGCAGCCAAACAACCTCACAAGGCTTTTTCCTTAACGTCCATAACGTTCTCTTCCAAAGTCACACCCGCCTGCTTCAGCGCTTCGCACTTCTCCCTCAGCAGACTGCAGGCCTTCTGCAGGCGCTGGTTCATCTCCACGTAGGAATGGCTCTGCCAGTAGAGCTGCTCTCTCTTCTCTTCGGAATCCTCTTTATCGCCAAGGGTTGGTCCATCTGGGGAGTGGAAAGCAGGGAGGAAAAGACAGAGAAGAACATGAACAAGAGGCAGGCAGGCATTTCGTGTAAAGCTACTCTACATCACCAGGGGAGGTCCAGTGAAGTTCcccaacttcagctacacaaacagCATAGTTGAAATCGACATACCGTAATTGACATGATAAATCTACGCCCTGCTGGGCTGATCACTGCCCATCAATCTGACCGGTAAAGTAGACGTACCCAAAGATCTATTTAGGATCAGATGCCCCATCAGATCTGACTAGGGGACAGCCAGTTTTCTGTCTTGCATTCCAAACGGAATGGAGGAAGCAAACCTCCGCATATTTGCCATCCACCAAGAGGGACACTAGTGCTCAGAGCAGAAGGTTAGCAGCTAGGTTTCCTTGGATTTATCCCAAGCTCTGCCTTTAACCCAAGCAGAcaagggtttcacctgttgccaggtaTAGCTGCCC from Carettochelys insculpta isolate YL-2023 chromosome 27, ASM3395843v1, whole genome shotgun sequence encodes:
- the C27H19orf25 gene encoding UPF0449 protein C19orf25 homolog is translated as MSSKGRKRVVLPTRPGPPTVEEILEDVRSAQPSDPVFVLLVESSKDGPTLGDKEDSEEKREQLYWQSHSYVEMNQRLQKACSLLREKCEALKQAGVTLEENVMDVKEKAL